The following proteins are co-located in the Gorilla gorilla gorilla isolate KB3781 chromosome 18, NHGRI_mGorGor1-v2.1_pri, whole genome shotgun sequence genome:
- the ALG1 gene encoding chitobiosyldiphosphodolichol beta-mannosyltransferase isoform X1, with amino-acid sequence MAASCLVLLALCLLLPLLLLGGWKRWRRGRAARHVVAVVLGDVGRSPRMQYHALSLAMHGFSVTLLGFCNSKPHDELLQNNRIQIVGLTELQSLAVGPRVFQYGVKVVFQAMYLLWKLMWREPGAYIFLQNPPGLPSIAVCWFVGCLCGSKLVIDWHNYGYSIMGLVHGPNHPLVLLAKWYERFFGRLSHLNLCVTNAMREDLVDNWHIRAVTVYDKPASFFKETPLDLQHQLFMKLGSTHSPFRARSEPEDPATERSAFTERNAGSGLVTHLRERPALLVSSTSWTEDEDFSILLAALEKFEQLTLDGHNLPSLVCVITGKGPLREYYSRLIHQKQFQHIQVCTPWLEAEDYPLLLGSADLGVCLHTSSSGLDLPMKVVDMFGCCLPVCAVNFKCLHELVKHEENGLVFEDSEELAAQLQMLFSNFPDPAGKLNQFRKNLRESQQLRWDESWVQTVLPLVMDT; translated from the exons ATGGCGGCGTCATGCTTGGTCCTGCTGGCGCTGTgtctgctgctgccgctgctgctgctgggagGATGGAAGCGCTGGCGGCGGGGGCGGGCGGCCCGGCACGTAGTAGCCGTGGTGCTGGGCGACGTGGGCCGCAGCCCCCGTATGCAGTACCACGCGCTGTCGTTGGCCATGCACGGCTTCTCGGTGACCCTCCTGGGGTTCTGCA ACTCCAAACCCCATGATGAGCTCTTGCAGAACAACAGAATTCAGATTGTGGGGTTGACAGAACTTCAGAGTCTTGCAG TTGGGCCCCGAGTTTTCCAGTACGGAGTCAAAGTTGTATTTCAGGCTATGTACTTGCTGTGGAAGTTGATGTGGAGGGAGCCAGGTGCCTATATCTTTCTCCAG AACCCCCCAGGTCTGCCTAGCATTGCTGTCTGCTGGTTCGTGGGCTGCCTTTGTGGAAGCAAGCTCGTCATTGACTGGCACAACTATGGCTACTCCATCATGGGTCTCGTGCATGGCCCCAACCACCCCCTCGTTCTGCTGGCCAAGTG GTACGAGAGGTTCTTTGGGCGCCTGTCCCACCTGAACCTGTGTGTTACCAATGCCATGCGAGAAGACCTGGTGGATAACTGGCATATCAG GGCTGTGACCGTCTACGACAAGCCCGCATCTTTCTTTAAAGAGACACCTCTGGACCTGCAGCACCAGCTCTTCATGAAGCTGGGCAGCACGCACTCTCCGTTCAGGGCCCG CTCAGAACCTGAGGACCCAGCCACGGAGCGGTCGGCCTTCACGGAGCGGAATGCTGGGAGCGGGCTGGTGACGCATCTCCGTGAGCGGCCAGCCCTGCTGGTCAGCAGCACGAGCTGGACAG AGGACGAAGACTTCTCCATCCTGCTGGCAGCTTTAGAAA agTTTGAACAACTGACTCTTGATGGACACAACCTTCCTTCTCTCGTCTGTGTGATAACAG GCAAAGGGCCTCTGAGGGAGTATTACAGCCGCCTCATCCACCAGAAGCAATTCCAGCACATCCAGGTCTGCACCCCCTGGCTGGAGGCCGAGGACTACCCCCTGCTTCTAG GGTCGGCGGACCTGGGTGTCTGTCTGCACACGTCCTCCAGTGGCCTGGACCTGCCCATGAAGGTGGTGGACATGTTCGGGTGCTGTTTGCCTGTGTGTGCTGTGAACTTCAAGTG TTTACATGAGCTggtgaaacatgaagaaaatggcCTGGTCTTTGAGGACTCAGAGGAACTGGCAGCTCAGCTGCAG atgCTTTTCTCAAACTTTCCTGATCCTGCGGGCAAGCTAAACCAGTTCCGGAAGAACCTGCGGGAGTCGCAGCAGCTCCGATGGGATGAGAGCTGGGTGCAGACTGTGCTCCCTTTGGTTATGGACACATAG
- the ALG1 gene encoding chitobiosyldiphosphodolichol beta-mannosyltransferase isoform X2: MAASCLVLLALCLLLPLLLLGGWKRWRRGRAARHVVAVVLGDVGRSPRMQYHALSLAMHGFSVTLLGFCNSKPHDELLQNNRIQIVGLTELQSLAVGPRVFQYGVKVVFQAMYLLWKLMWREPGAYIFLQNPPGLPSIAVCWFVGCLCGSKLVIDWHNYGYSIMGLVHGPNHPLVLLAKWYERFFGRLSHLNLCVTNAMREDLVDNWHIRAVTVYDKPASFFKETPLDLQHQLFMKLGSTHSPFRARSEPEDPATERSAFTERNAGSGLVTHLRERPALLVSSTSWTEFEQLTLDGHNLPSLVCVITGKGPLREYYSRLIHQKQFQHIQVCTPWLEAEDYPLLLGSADLGVCLHTSSSGLDLPMKVVDMFGCCLPVCAVNFKCLHELVKHEENGLVFEDSEELAAQLQMLFSNFPDPAGKLNQFRKNLRESQQLRWDESWVQTVLPLVMDT; this comes from the exons ATGGCGGCGTCATGCTTGGTCCTGCTGGCGCTGTgtctgctgctgccgctgctgctgctgggagGATGGAAGCGCTGGCGGCGGGGGCGGGCGGCCCGGCACGTAGTAGCCGTGGTGCTGGGCGACGTGGGCCGCAGCCCCCGTATGCAGTACCACGCGCTGTCGTTGGCCATGCACGGCTTCTCGGTGACCCTCCTGGGGTTCTGCA ACTCCAAACCCCATGATGAGCTCTTGCAGAACAACAGAATTCAGATTGTGGGGTTGACAGAACTTCAGAGTCTTGCAG TTGGGCCCCGAGTTTTCCAGTACGGAGTCAAAGTTGTATTTCAGGCTATGTACTTGCTGTGGAAGTTGATGTGGAGGGAGCCAGGTGCCTATATCTTTCTCCAG AACCCCCCAGGTCTGCCTAGCATTGCTGTCTGCTGGTTCGTGGGCTGCCTTTGTGGAAGCAAGCTCGTCATTGACTGGCACAACTATGGCTACTCCATCATGGGTCTCGTGCATGGCCCCAACCACCCCCTCGTTCTGCTGGCCAAGTG GTACGAGAGGTTCTTTGGGCGCCTGTCCCACCTGAACCTGTGTGTTACCAATGCCATGCGAGAAGACCTGGTGGATAACTGGCATATCAG GGCTGTGACCGTCTACGACAAGCCCGCATCTTTCTTTAAAGAGACACCTCTGGACCTGCAGCACCAGCTCTTCATGAAGCTGGGCAGCACGCACTCTCCGTTCAGGGCCCG CTCAGAACCTGAGGACCCAGCCACGGAGCGGTCGGCCTTCACGGAGCGGAATGCTGGGAGCGGGCTGGTGACGCATCTCCGTGAGCGGCCAGCCCTGCTGGTCAGCAGCACGAGCTGGACAG agTTTGAACAACTGACTCTTGATGGACACAACCTTCCTTCTCTCGTCTGTGTGATAACAG GCAAAGGGCCTCTGAGGGAGTATTACAGCCGCCTCATCCACCAGAAGCAATTCCAGCACATCCAGGTCTGCACCCCCTGGCTGGAGGCCGAGGACTACCCCCTGCTTCTAG GGTCGGCGGACCTGGGTGTCTGTCTGCACACGTCCTCCAGTGGCCTGGACCTGCCCATGAAGGTGGTGGACATGTTCGGGTGCTGTTTGCCTGTGTGTGCTGTGAACTTCAAGTG TTTACATGAGCTggtgaaacatgaagaaaatggcCTGGTCTTTGAGGACTCAGAGGAACTGGCAGCTCAGCTGCAG atgCTTTTCTCAAACTTTCCTGATCCTGCGGGCAAGCTAAACCAGTTCCGGAAGAACCTGCGGGAGTCGCAGCAGCTCCGATGGGATGAGAGCTGGGTGCAGACTGTGCTCCCTTTGGTTATGGACACATAG
- the ALG1 gene encoding chitobiosyldiphosphodolichol beta-mannosyltransferase isoform X3: MGRHHLRQQNPPGLPSIAVCWFVGCLCGSKLVIDWHNYGYSIMGLVHGPNHPLVLLAKWYERFFGRLSHLNLCVTNAMREDLVDNWHIRAVTVYDKPASFFKETPLDLQHQLFMKLGSTHSPFRARSEPEDPATERSAFTERNAGSGLVTHLRERPALLVSSTSWTEDEDFSILLAALEKFEQLTLDGHNLPSLVCVITGKGPLREYYSRLIHQKQFQHIQVCTPWLEAEDYPLLLGSADLGVCLHTSSSGLDLPMKVVDMFGCCLPVCAVNFKCLHELVKHEENGLVFEDSEELAAQLQMLFSNFPDPAGKLNQFRKNLRESQQLRWDESWVQTVLPLVMDT, translated from the exons AACCCCCCAGGTCTGCCTAGCATTGCTGTCTGCTGGTTCGTGGGCTGCCTTTGTGGAAGCAAGCTCGTCATTGACTGGCACAACTATGGCTACTCCATCATGGGTCTCGTGCATGGCCCCAACCACCCCCTCGTTCTGCTGGCCAAGTG GTACGAGAGGTTCTTTGGGCGCCTGTCCCACCTGAACCTGTGTGTTACCAATGCCATGCGAGAAGACCTGGTGGATAACTGGCATATCAG GGCTGTGACCGTCTACGACAAGCCCGCATCTTTCTTTAAAGAGACACCTCTGGACCTGCAGCACCAGCTCTTCATGAAGCTGGGCAGCACGCACTCTCCGTTCAGGGCCCG CTCAGAACCTGAGGACCCAGCCACGGAGCGGTCGGCCTTCACGGAGCGGAATGCTGGGAGCGGGCTGGTGACGCATCTCCGTGAGCGGCCAGCCCTGCTGGTCAGCAGCACGAGCTGGACAG AGGACGAAGACTTCTCCATCCTGCTGGCAGCTTTAGAAA agTTTGAACAACTGACTCTTGATGGACACAACCTTCCTTCTCTCGTCTGTGTGATAACAG GCAAAGGGCCTCTGAGGGAGTATTACAGCCGCCTCATCCACCAGAAGCAATTCCAGCACATCCAGGTCTGCACCCCCTGGCTGGAGGCCGAGGACTACCCCCTGCTTCTAG GGTCGGCGGACCTGGGTGTCTGTCTGCACACGTCCTCCAGTGGCCTGGACCTGCCCATGAAGGTGGTGGACATGTTCGGGTGCTGTTTGCCTGTGTGTGCTGTGAACTTCAAGTG TTTACATGAGCTggtgaaacatgaagaaaatggcCTGGTCTTTGAGGACTCAGAGGAACTGGCAGCTCAGCTGCAG atgCTTTTCTCAAACTTTCCTGATCCTGCGGGCAAGCTAAACCAGTTCCGGAAGAACCTGCGGGAGTCGCAGCAGCTCCGATGGGATGAGAGCTGGGTGCAGACTGTGCTCCCTTTGGTTATGGACACATAG